Proteins encoded by one window of Aphidius gifuensis isolate YNYX2018 linkage group LG2, ASM1490517v1, whole genome shotgun sequence:
- the LOC122849743 gene encoding uncharacterized protein LOC122849743 isoform X2 has translation MLNLLRQSLLKLSQYGVKKFAEPSPNVLQKSDGKFRQVIHAAYVNKKIILKKVGDFILVGTAVMVASVVGLMSFAYIQVTMDDDDDDDRRTIYKKDQLKTDNIDNKKQS, from the exons ATGTTGAACCTATTGCGTCAGTCATTACTTAAATTGTCACAGT aTGGTGTTAAAAAATTCGCAGAACCGAGTCCAAATGTACTCCAAAAATCAGATGGAAAATTTCGACAAGTGATCCATGCGGCATACGTTAATAAAAAGATTATACTCAAAAAAGTGGGTGATTTCATTTTAGTTGGGACGGCTGTAATGGTGGCTTCAGTTGTCGGCCTTATGTCGTTCGCGTACATTCAAGTA acgatggatgatgatgatgatgatgatcgaAGAACCATATACAAAAAAGATCAACTAAAaactgataatattgataataaaaaacaaagttga
- the LOC122849742 gene encoding U6 snRNA-associated Sm-like protein LSm8, translating to MASGLESYVNHTVSIITSDGRNFIGTLKGFDQTINLILDESHERVYSMNQGVEQVVLGLHIIRGDNVAIVGELDDDIDSRIDLSSIKADPLTSVAH from the exons atggcATCAGGACTTGAAAGTTACGTAAATC atacTGTATCAATAATCACCTCTGATGGTAGAAATTTCATa ggAACATTAAAGGGTTTCGATCagacaattaatttgattcTTGATGAATCACATGAAAGAGTTTACAGTATGAATCAAGGTGTTGAACAAGTTGTTCTAGGTTTACATATTATTAGAGGTGATAATGT AGCAATTGTCGGTgaacttgatgatgatatagatTCAAGAATTGATTTATCTTCAATCAAAGCAGATCCATTAACATCAGTAgctcattaa
- the LOC122849743 gene encoding uncharacterized protein LOC122849743 isoform X1 — MLNLLRQSLLKLSQYGVKKFAEPSPNVLQKSDGKFRQVIHAAYVNKKIILKKVGDFILVGTAVMVASVVGLMSFAYIQVKTMDDDDDDDRRTIYKKDQLKTDNIDNKKQS; from the exons ATGTTGAACCTATTGCGTCAGTCATTACTTAAATTGTCACAGT aTGGTGTTAAAAAATTCGCAGAACCGAGTCCAAATGTACTCCAAAAATCAGATGGAAAATTTCGACAAGTGATCCATGCGGCATACGTTAATAAAAAGATTATACTCAAAAAAGTGGGTGATTTCATTTTAGTTGGGACGGCTGTAATGGTGGCTTCAGTTGTCGGCCTTATGTCGTTCGCGTACATTCAAGTA aagacgatggatgatgatgatgatgatgatcgaAGAACCATATACAAAAAAGATCAACTAAAaactgataatattgataataaaaaacaaagttga